The following is a genomic window from Xiphophorus couchianus chromosome 5, X_couchianus-1.0, whole genome shotgun sequence.
CTCAACCGTAATGTTCTTACGTACCGGCTTGGACCATCTGGAGTTGGTGCAAGAAAGAAGCTCTGAAATGTAATGTAACTCTGTAGCCTTACACTACCAAacatattattaaatattggCATATCTTGGAAGATAAGCAGTTGTGACGTTTTTGATGTAACATAGCAAAATTGATAAAAAGGTTTAGAGTTCTTCATTTTTATGCTTAAAATAGTGAAGTAAATAAACTGGAGTTAACATgtgatgtttggtttttaactAATCTTCTCTAAATTATGAAGAGGAAAGCAAACAAGTCTGATAGTGACAAGGTAGAAGACAAAAAGCAATGAAATAGTGAGTTGGTCAGGATTTTGTTacagtttggttcatttttcaaataaatatgtcacactttaatattattatcatAAAAAAGCCAAGATTTCCACAAAGGACAACTTGTGGATTATTGTAATAATCTACATTTTCCTTTAAGAGATGTCAtatatttattctaaataataaaacatgacaaagcgGTGCATTATTTAGCCAACGAGGCTATGaccatttcagaaaatataataaaggcTTGAAGAGTCTTGTTAccagaaggaaacaacatgatgAGTAAAACACATGGTTACATTTAAGCCCCTGAAGAGGAGGGTTTCACCATTTCTATGTCATTGCTAATTGTTTAGTAGGCCTCACCATAATAGTTCTATTTTGAGAAACTGAGAACTGTACCTGAGCACATTGGATgttgattaaaaactaaataacgTAAATTATCCAGTGAAGACAGAACTGGCAACGAACGTCTGTGGGCTCCAGTCCAGCGTATGGATCATGAAATGTGCTCCCTGTCCTGATAAGGAAAACCAGCAGAGGATTCCCCTTCACTGTAGCGTTTCTGGAGAGTTCCCACCAGCACATGACTCATAGTTAAACAGATTATTGTAAGTTTTCTTTGTgagttttccatttttacacTCTCCACATTCCAGTATGGAAAACAAATCCTCCCTCCTTGCTGCATCCATCCTTTTCCAGTTTCTCCCTAATGGAACTTCCTATATAAGGACACCATTCTGTTTGTTCCAATAAATCAAGCGGCTTTCCGATGGCTATGGCCTGTTTAGTCCCAGATGCAAAAAACGCTGTGCTGTGGCGTGCCAGCATGCCGAACACACGCGCCTGATAATAGACCAGCATCATAAAGATGGGGAGGTGTTTATGGAGGAGGTACGCTGGCTGAGAAACGTGGAAGAGATCAAACAAACGCAGGAGATGAGAAGAAGGGGGAAAGTAAGGCAGCAGAAGCGTGGAGCAGCGAGGCTGCAATGTGTGCCATATAAGGAGAGTGgaatctctgcagctttctGTGTTGCTTTCAAAGTCTCATATGAGCAACAACCCCAAGGCCTGGTGACTAAATATGGTCCAACAGCATCAGCATTGTTGAAACAAAGATACCTTTGAAAGGGATAGCTGACAATTTTCCTGCAGTCATCAGTGACAGGTAAATTTAGCGTTCCTTAACATGTGAAGACAAGAGGTGATTATAAATCAAGGGAAGAATATCTAGTCGTACATGTAATGACAAGTTATGCTATtctattttgttgtaaaaagtCGATCATTCAAGACAAAATCTACTTTCCCAAAACACACTATGCACATGCCTGGTGACGTCAAAAAAGGCACCAGAAAATTTATTAGAGTTCTTTTTTGTACGTCCAcctatattttacatatttttatcccaatttttttatttttaacaaattcctcAACAGTTTACATTCATATTATCTATACTCTTTAATCATGCTGCCTGATCAGCTTGCAACATCATCGACCCAAATACACAAAGCGGAGTTACCTGTTTGTTTCTTCAGTGTGCTTCTTAAAGAAAGTTGGAGTTTGTAAAACACTGTAGGAGAAATCAATGCTACCTAAACGTTtgttacagcaaaaaaaaaaaaacacccctgGATTGTATCCTTAAAGTTTATTGCGGTGTGTTGAAGtgaaaatgaatacaaatgcaaatgaCATAATAAATGTGTGGAAACTGGGCCCTCTTTCCTTACTCTATATGAAAATCTGCACTGCTAGACCAAAtgaataaatcacagaaataaCCTTGGCTACACAACTGATTTAATgctattattaaaaaaatgcagactGGAATTAGGGCCCCAAATCCAATTGCAGTCAAGGCCCCTCATAGTCTTTGGTTGGTTCTgtaacaaatacttttttagtcCATTCAGTCACATCACTAGTAAGAAATCATGAAACTAAACTGCAAGAACACAAAGTTTCAGAGCAGAGAGCAGAGCGTTCTAAAACAAAGATCTGAACTTTACTTTGCCCAAACATTTTCCCTTCCTCCCTTATTAAAAGCTGGGGCAAATCCAAAAAAGCAGGGAGGGAGATAACGTGAGTAGAAAGTCAGGAACTAGATACTGCGAAGTGAACGCATCCAAATGGAACAAAATCAGGAATATTTTTaacaactcaaaataaaatgttattttgaagaGCACTTTGAAATTACATGAGGTCACCGAGAAGCCGTCCGTCACATAAACTGCTTTGCATGTGAACCTCTCATCAGGCTGGTgcgtcaaaatgaaaaaatgacaaaacatacaacaggattttttttttacatatagaAATTTTGATCACAGTcctaatgtttcattttctttgcctTTATGTCCATAGATGGCCATCCATTGGAGCAATAATATGTTTATAGATATGTTTGACCCTCTTGGAATGCAATTTCAAGTTAATTTGAGCTTGGAAGGAAACATGACTTCTTCCTCTGCTACATCTAAAAGACAAATGGAGTCAATGCTACTATACAAGCTGTCTTGTTTGCAGACAACTGTCCCATGAAGTAGAGAAGAAAATTCAACTTGGGAAAACAGGAACATCGGCTCCAACAGTCAATATGGGCTTGTATGGCACTTTCTTTCCTCTTAATGTAACATTTAAGAAAGTTGGAAACTTACAAATACATGTTCAACATCAATTCAAATGTTCCACAGGTAAATTATGAAAACAGTAGAACACactattttctaaatatgatctgtttagttttctttcattctcaAACTATGGTAAATTAGCCACTGGACGTATTTGGGCTGAATTTAATGGTGCTGAGGTGCAAACTGATGATAAATAATGATTTCTGATATGAACGAAATTCTGATTTTGACTCCCAATTACATTTGAGTTTTGTATTACCATAAagactttcaaataaaatgtatgttaatGTAACTTTATGGGTtaattgtttataaaaacaagtaAACTACGAAAACGtctgtagataaaaaaaataaaaaatctagaTCTTGGACAAACCAGGCAACTAGctacataaaattatttaaaaacacactatCTAAGGTGGTGGTGTCCATTTCTGGCTTGTGTCCCGAGTCTTTTACACAAGTCCCTGATGCCACACACTTCATTCTGAATAACTGAACTACTACACCTGCTATCAAGACACAGGTTAGCATACTGCCTGTTTAGGGCAGGTTTATTGAAGGACTTTAAAGCTTGAGGGTCACCAGTATTGGGACGGGTCAGGTTATCCTGATCAAACAGCAGTCCTTACCATTTCTGTGGTGATATCGCCACCGTGTGGCACACAATTAAAACAGCACCTTTTCCGAATAAAGCTCAATatatcttaaaataaagaattctGTATTATCAAAAGTGTAAACGGACATATAtttgtaaacacaaaatatgaataagtTGAATTTTTGTACAACATGTATTGTTCACATCTGGTGTAAAGAgaacaaggaaaaaaagagaaaaactcccTCCCTCCACCCACACTTTGACAACTTATAAAATACCATTTATCCTCCCCTTTAAGCCTTTCATTCTGCAAGTCTTCtagattacaaaataaaatattagaaaataagttGTATTCAGGTAGGTGGCGCAGAACTCCTGGGAGAGTCAAAGCATCCTCTAAGTCCGCGAGCTTCGCTGGTCAGCAGCTGAATGTCATGAATCATGTCCAGGAGCTGAGATACTCACAGCAGCACCTCGCAGCAAAACCTTCCCTCGGTTATCACTGCTGTTCAGGAAGTGAGAAACCAGCCCATACAGCAGAGGTCTATAacataagaataataaaaacagcaaatatgtaatttatttcattttttttccactttcttcATAATTTCAACTATAAGGTTGCCAGATGCCAGGTTGCTCTGGGTCAGTATAATGTGATTTACAGGGTGAGCAAATGCCTTAAAAGTAAAAGACACAGACATCAAACTTTAAAGCCAAACCCTGATCTGAAacatagaaatattatttactgctgcatttaacTCACTTCACATCATCACATTGATCGAGGTTCACTGAGATCTAAAAACTGCTAAGATTTTCCCTAGTATTTTCAAGTAAGTACATTGTATAAACAAACAGGTATGTAAGGAATTGAATGGATAATAAACTATGTTAACTAAATCTTTTTGGTTACAGCAGAAAAGATTAACCCTCATCCTCAGATTGACTGGATTGTGATTTTGAACAAAGCCAGagagttaaataaaatcagttagattttcttattttaaaatgctgcagaaaGTTTGTAAAACtctggtatttttatttaagattataCACTGTGAGGATAATATTGTGTTTGTGCCAAATTCACAGCAGACTGTGCTGAGATTTTTCAAATACCGACTCAACCCTTACACAGACTTGGAGCTGGCATCCTCCGAGACTCTCAGCTCAGCGGCCAAAAACTGTCTGTCCAAGGGAGTTTCAGGTTGGCCTGACTCTGTGAAAGCAAACATTGGAGAGAAGTAGATCGTTGGTGTGAAATCAGAGCAAGTTAAACTAACAGAAAGtgaaatctgaaagaaaagtaaaaattttcTTAGGTGAAAATGCTGATGGGTATATGACGACGTGTGCGCTTGATCTTGACACAATTAGCTTGGGTTCGTGTTGAAATCATTGTCATTTGAAAAAGCCACTTTTGATTACCCACCTGCTATGAGCACCGACGCTGTGTGCCTGTACTTGTTGAACTCCAGGTATTCCCGGATGAGCTCGTTTATGAGCAGATTTTCATGGGACAACGACGGCCGCGCTCCCCGCTGCTCATCCAGGGCGCTGAACACCTCTGCTCGGATCCGAGCCTTCAGCTGGCCCATTACGCCACGGGACTCCAGTGTCTGCCTCACAGCTGAAAGGTTCAGTCTCTCTCTGAATTATGATTACCTCCCCATTCAAATGCAAATTAAACTGGCATGTAAGTAGGAAAAGGTGACTGGATgtcaaagttgctttaaaaatcacagatttatcatttttttattgcaagaaaaaaataaaatccatcacCAACTGTACTGTAAATAACATTGCTGTGGTGTAAAATAACTTTCTAGAGGTTTTACTTCTTAAGTATTATAGTACATAAAACAGAGCTTGTTAAAGAGGCCAAATACTTTCAAAAAAAGTGTTGAACAGGCTACATATTTCCATATTAAAACTCCATACTTTTTCACACTCAAATTTCCACAGTTTTTCAacccatttttaaatatttactactAATGTGCTGCAAATATTTCTACAGTCATCAGGTTTAAACATAGACCCAGTCAAACCTGCAAGAGTGAATGGACGGAAGAGCGGATAAGAAGCTCGTTGTGGACAATAATACgatctgaaaacacaaatatattttgttttctttgcatacTCTGACCTGTAAAATACTTAGGaactctgaaaatgaaaaatgatgtgCGGCAAATGCCAAAATTCATTCAAATATTATTGAATGAAGGTTCAGATTTTCAATTCTTGACTTGTTAAATACGACTTATAAAGATGGGGATATGATCATAAGCCAGTTTTTAACTCGTAAGAGAACTTAATGGTTCTACTTCTAGTTTTAATATGTATTACTCAAATTTCCCCCAGAAACAAAAGGTCATTGCAGTTAGCTAACTAGCTCGTTGCTATCTAGTATCAGTAAACTAACAGGAACTCGAGGTAAACAATACAGGTTTTAGACTCAAGCTTTaatgcttgaaatataaatacaatacaGAAGAGACTATCATTCACCAAGCCCTTTCAGTAACTGTGAACTCTTGGCTAAAATGTCCATGAATCGACAGGTAAAACAGAGCTTCCGGTTTGTTATGATGCTAGCTAACCAGTCCCGGGACGAGTCATGTCGACTCGTCCTTCACGACACAACTaggttttattaataattttaggtctaaaataaataaggaaGTTGACTAAAAGAGAGCGCTTACCGTCCTTCAACTCAGAGATGGTCGCCATTGCAATGAGTGTAAACAAACCCTGGAATAACGGTTGGCTATACAAACATCTGCCACCTAGCGGCCAAGTTTTATATCTACAACAGTGACTCGAAAGACTACAAAACAATACACACCGATGCAGTTATGTAAGGTATTTATTCACTTTATATAACTGGATATaggacacaaaataaataaaaaaataaataaaaataaaagacaaataaataagttCTAATAAGatatattttgagtttgtttttttcctttcaagtTCTCCCATCTACTGCCTAGTTTGTAAAAGGGATGTTCCACAATTGCtggcaacattaaaaaaaatatatatactccTCCATCAGTTTTTGGACATACTTTTGAGAGGGTTTCTTGgaatttaaatgtctttcaaactatgactgaaaaacaaatgttacaacaATTATGAAGacattgtttctttgttcttttcccTGCTGATTCACTGACAGACCGTATTAACCTTTACCCAGTACATTTTACCCCTGTCTTTATTGTCATTCATCATTATTCatcaagtgtgtgtgtgtgtgtgggcgtgggcatgtgtgtgggtgtgtgtgtgtgccacatTGTCTGACTTTTGAAGAGAGGCTCATACTGTATTTGAtggcatttttt
Proteins encoded in this region:
- the cep20 gene encoding centrosomal protein 20 isoform X2 codes for the protein MGQLKARIRAEVFSALDEQRGARPSLSHENLLINELIREYLEFNKYRHTASVLIAESGQPETPLDRQFLAAELRVSEDASSKSVPLLYGLVSHFLNSSDNRGKVLLRGAAVSISAPGHDS
- the cep20 gene encoding centrosomal protein 20 isoform X1, whose amino-acid sequence is MATISELKDAVRQTLESRGVMGQLKARIRAEVFSALDEQRGARPSLSHENLLINELIREYLEFNKYRHTASVLIAESGQPETPLDRQFLAAELRVSEDASSKSVPLLYGLVSHFLNSSDNRGKVLLRGAAVSISAPGHDS